One stretch of Chitinophaga pendula DNA includes these proteins:
- a CDS encoding alpha-ketoacid dehydrogenase subunit alpha/beta: MTQTALLEEAYRLMYQAKEMAAIYEANRPICKYVHSTSRGHEAIQIATGMQMLPCDFVSPYYRDDSMMMAMGFSPQELMLQLLAKGADPFSGGRSYYCHPSSRRPDRPTIPHQSSATGMQVIPATGMAQGIKYLESITSPLLRKGPGGELPVVLCSLGDGSVTEGEVSEALQCAVLWNLPIIYLVQDNDWGISVSADEARVMDAYEYAAGFKGLKRMRIDGSHFEESYKGMRTAIDYVRTSRQPILVHAKVPLLGHHTSGVRKEWYRTPADLEKHTQRDPIPLLAQQLQTAGISADTLTEIETAAADTIRIAFEAARTAPEPDPQEVMSHVFAPTPVTAETGTRTPTTGSKVVMVDAALHAIEELMRQYPEAIFYGQDVGRRLGGVFREAATLADKFGDHRVYNTAIQEAYIIGATAGLSAVGVKPVVEVQFADYIYPGFNQLVTEISKSCYLSKGKYPVQTLIRVPIGAYGGGGPYHSGSVESTLLTIKGIKVVYPSNVADMKGLMKAAFLDPNPVVILEHKGLYWSKVPGTLDAMMIEPSEDYILPLGKGRIVTAAHPRDIQNGNTLCIITYGMGVYWAKAAAAQFPGQIEIIDLRTLFPLDEELVYNTVKKHGKCLVLTEEQLNNSFAEALTGRIQKACFRQLDAPVFTLGALNLPAIPMNMGLEAAVLPTPDKVVAAIQELLAY, from the coding sequence ATGACGCAGACAGCACTACTGGAAGAGGCCTACCGCCTGATGTACCAGGCGAAGGAGATGGCTGCTATTTATGAAGCCAACAGGCCCATATGTAAATATGTACATTCTACTTCGCGGGGACATGAAGCGATACAGATCGCCACGGGCATGCAGATGCTGCCCTGCGATTTTGTAAGTCCTTACTACCGGGACGACAGCATGATGATGGCCATGGGATTTTCCCCCCAGGAGCTGATGCTGCAGTTGCTGGCCAAAGGAGCAGATCCCTTTTCCGGCGGACGATCTTACTACTGTCATCCCAGTAGCAGAAGACCGGACCGGCCTACTATCCCACACCAGAGCAGCGCCACCGGTATGCAGGTAATACCCGCCACGGGCATGGCACAGGGTATCAAATACCTGGAAAGCATCACCTCGCCGCTACTCCGGAAAGGTCCGGGAGGAGAGTTGCCTGTAGTACTTTGTTCGCTGGGAGATGGCAGCGTGACAGAGGGAGAGGTGAGCGAAGCATTACAATGTGCAGTGTTGTGGAACCTTCCTATCATCTACCTCGTACAGGACAATGATTGGGGCATCTCCGTAAGCGCCGACGAAGCGCGCGTAATGGATGCCTACGAATATGCCGCCGGATTTAAAGGCCTGAAGCGTATGCGGATAGATGGTAGCCATTTCGAAGAGAGCTATAAAGGGATGCGTACTGCTATAGACTATGTCCGTACTTCCCGTCAACCTATATTAGTACATGCTAAAGTACCGTTGCTCGGGCACCATACTTCCGGTGTACGTAAAGAATGGTACAGGACGCCGGCAGACCTCGAAAAACACACACAGCGCGATCCCATACCTTTGTTAGCACAACAGCTGCAGACAGCGGGCATATCAGCAGACACATTGACGGAGATCGAAACAGCAGCAGCTGACACTATCCGTATCGCCTTCGAAGCAGCCCGGACAGCACCGGAACCTGATCCGCAGGAAGTGATGTCGCATGTATTTGCGCCCACCCCCGTTACGGCAGAAACAGGCACCCGTACCCCCACTACCGGCAGTAAGGTGGTGATGGTCGATGCAGCCCTACATGCTATCGAAGAGCTTATGCGTCAATACCCTGAAGCAATCTTCTATGGCCAGGACGTAGGACGCCGTCTGGGAGGCGTATTCCGCGAAGCAGCTACCCTGGCAGACAAGTTCGGCGACCACCGCGTATATAATACCGCCATACAGGAAGCCTACATCATCGGTGCAACAGCAGGGCTCTCCGCTGTAGGTGTAAAGCCAGTAGTAGAGGTACAGTTCGCCGATTACATCTATCCTGGCTTCAACCAGCTGGTAACAGAGATATCCAAATCCTGCTACCTCAGCAAAGGCAAATACCCTGTACAGACTCTGATCCGCGTGCCCATAGGGGCTTACGGCGGTGGCGGACCCTATCACTCCGGTAGTGTAGAGTCCACCTTGCTGACCATCAAAGGCATCAAAGTAGTCTACCCTTCCAACGTAGCCGATATGAAAGGACTGATGAAAGCAGCCTTCCTGGACCCCAACCCCGTAGTCATACTCGAACACAAAGGGCTCTACTGGAGTAAAGTACCGGGTACCCTGGATGCCATGATGATAGAGCCTTCAGAAGACTATATATTACCATTGGGCAAAGGACGGATAGTGACCGCTGCACATCCCCGTGATATACAAAACGGCAATACCCTTTGTATCATCACCTACGGCATGGGCGTCTATTGGGCCAAAGCTGCTGCTGCACAGTTTCCCGGCCAAATCGAGATCATCGACCTGCGTACCCTCTTCCCCTTGGATGAAGAACTGGTATATAACACCGTTAAAAAGCACGGCAAATGCCTGGTACTCACAGAAGAACAGCTCAATAACTCCTTCGCCGAAGCGCTGACAGGTCGTATTCAGAAGGCCTGTTTCCGGCAGCTGGATGCCCCGGTATTTACACTGGGCGCCCTTAATCTGCCCGCCATACCCATGAATATGGGGCTGGAAGCGGCTGTTTTACCCACCCCGGACAAGGTAGTAGCGGCTATACAGGAGTTATTAGCATATTAA
- a CDS encoding MarR family winged helix-turn-helix transcriptional regulator, whose amino-acid sequence MPDTFVSNPSFFKLDATLKKLRNYWQKTFDDLEKDITVDQWLLLENLHKHKKITHNELARLTSKDITTVSRIIELMVRKELVIREGAVTDRRKVFLQLTEKGNEKYKEVRPIVLDMRKKGWKGLTERDYEELTRILDTIYVNMS is encoded by the coding sequence ATGCCCGATACTTTTGTAAGTAATCCTTCTTTTTTTAAACTAGATGCGACACTAAAAAAACTGCGTAATTACTGGCAGAAAACCTTTGATGACCTCGAAAAGGATATCACCGTAGACCAGTGGCTATTGCTGGAAAATCTTCACAAACACAAGAAAATCACGCACAACGAACTGGCCCGGCTGACGTCTAAAGACATCACCACGGTATCCCGTATCATCGAGCTGATGGTAAGAAAGGAGCTGGTGATCCGGGAAGGCGCCGTGACCGACCGCAGAAAGGTCTTTTTGCAGCTGACAGAGAAGGGCAACGAAAAGTACAAAGAGGTAAGACCTATCGTATTGGATATGCGTAAGAAAGGATGGAAGGGACTAACAGAAAGGGATTACGAGGAATTGACCCGTATCCTGGATACTATCTATGTGAATATGTCATAA
- a CDS encoding fumarylacetoacetate hydrolase family protein — MKIICVGRNYVDHAKELKNEVPEEPVLFMKPKNALLQNNHPFYYPDFTKNLHYECELVLRVCKNGKHIQEKFADKYYDQISVGIDFTARDLQEKQKTKGLPWEIAKSFDNSAVVGNFIPVTPEMDKKDINFCLYKNKTIVQQGNTKDLLFSFDFLVSYISKYFTLNIGDLIYTGTPAGVGPVEIGDTLEAFIENDSLLEFVIK; from the coding sequence ATGAAGATTATTTGCGTAGGAAGGAACTATGTAGATCATGCTAAAGAACTAAAGAATGAGGTACCCGAAGAGCCAGTGCTATTCATGAAACCCAAAAATGCATTGCTCCAGAATAACCATCCCTTTTACTATCCGGATTTTACCAAAAATCTCCACTATGAGTGTGAGCTGGTATTGCGCGTGTGCAAGAACGGTAAACACATACAGGAGAAATTTGCTGATAAATATTACGATCAGATCTCGGTAGGTATCGACTTCACCGCCCGTGACTTGCAGGAAAAGCAAAAAACGAAAGGACTGCCCTGGGAGATCGCCAAGTCATTCGATAACTCCGCAGTAGTGGGTAACTTCATCCCGGTGACGCCGGAAATGGACAAAAAGGATATCAATTTCTGCCTCTACAAGAATAAGACGATCGTACAACAGGGAAACACCAAAGACCTGTTATTTTCTTTTGATTTTCTGGTGTCGTATATCTCCAAGTATTTCACCCTTAATATAGGAGACCTGATCTACACTGGTACACCCGCTGGTGTGGGGCCGGTAGAAATAGGGGATACCCTCGAAGCCTTTATTGAGAACGACAGCCTGCTGGAGTTCGTAATAAAATAA
- the pth gene encoding aminoacyl-tRNA hydrolase, whose protein sequence is MKYLIVGLGNIGAEYHHTRHNIGFDVADAFAAKHGATFRSDRLADVAECKWKGRVFIVIKPTTYMNLSGKALKYWMDKEKIPLENIMVIVDELALPLETLRLRPGGSDAGHNGLKNIHELIGTVDYPRLRFGIGNNYPKGRQVEFVLGKWEPAEWKIVEEKIEKCVEIIESFAAVGIQRTMNSYNKLTFPAVK, encoded by the coding sequence ATGAAATATCTGATAGTAGGGTTGGGGAATATAGGCGCTGAATATCACCATACCCGTCATAATATTGGCTTTGACGTAGCAGATGCTTTCGCGGCCAAACATGGCGCTACTTTTCGCAGCGACAGGCTGGCAGACGTAGCGGAATGTAAATGGAAAGGACGTGTATTCATCGTTATCAAACCCACCACTTATATGAACCTGAGCGGTAAAGCGCTGAAATACTGGATGGATAAAGAGAAGATCCCCCTGGAGAATATCATGGTGATCGTAGACGAACTGGCCTTACCCCTGGAAACCCTCCGCCTCCGCCCCGGAGGTAGTGATGCCGGCCATAACGGCCTTAAAAATATCCACGAGCTGATAGGTACCGTGGACTATCCCCGCCTGCGTTTCGGTATAGGTAATAACTATCCTAAAGGCAGACAGGTAGAGTTTGTGCTGGGCAAATGGGAACCGGCGGAATGGAAGATCGTGGAAGAGAAAATAGAGAAATGTGTGGAGATCATTGAAAGTTTTGCTGCTGTTGGCATCCAACGTACGATGAATTCCTATAATAAACTTACTTTTCCAGCTGTAAAGTAA
- a CDS encoding 50S ribosomal protein L25 codes for MKTITIEGQLRSEHGKKATRQIRSEGQVPCVIYGGAETVSFSAPAASFKNLVYTPDFQVAEVKLGAKTYKCVLKDLQFDTVTDELAHIDFMELVDDKKVQVTLPLKFVGLAAGVKAGGKLVTKMKALKVKALPKDLRENIEVNIETLELNANVRVEDVQLEGIEIVNSPRIPIASVVMTRQLRQEEAAAEKDAKKK; via the coding sequence ATGAAAACAATAACCATCGAAGGACAACTCAGGAGCGAACACGGCAAAAAAGCCACCCGCCAAATTCGTTCTGAGGGACAAGTGCCTTGTGTTATTTACGGGGGTGCTGAGACCGTGAGCTTTTCTGCTCCGGCTGCGTCTTTCAAAAATCTGGTATATACACCTGATTTTCAGGTAGCAGAAGTGAAACTAGGCGCTAAGACGTACAAATGTGTACTGAAAGACCTGCAGTTTGACACTGTAACGGATGAACTGGCTCACATCGATTTCATGGAGCTGGTAGATGACAAAAAGGTACAGGTGACCTTGCCGCTGAAATTTGTAGGACTGGCTGCCGGTGTTAAAGCTGGTGGTAAGCTGGTTACTAAAATGAAAGCGCTGAAAGTAAAGGCCCTGCCTAAAGATCTTCGCGAGAACATCGAAGTAAACATCGAAACACTGGAGCTGAACGCTAACGTACGCGTAGAAGATGTGCAGCTGGAAGGTATCGAGATCGTTAACTCTCCGCGTATTCCTATCGCTTCTGTGGTAATGACCCGTCAGTTGCGTCAGGAAGAAGCTGCGGCTGAGAAAGACGCTAAGAAGAAATAA
- a CDS encoding ribose-phosphate pyrophosphokinase — protein MQPSVKIFTGNSNPALAEKIAKRYGNPLGKLTIQKFSDGEFQPVYLESIRGDYVFLVQGTNAPADNLMELLLMIDAAKRASAGYITAVIPYFGFARQDRKDKPRVAIGSKLVANLLTSAGANRVITMDLHAPQIQGFFDIPVDHLDSSAIFIPYIENLKLENLTFASPDVGSTNRVREVASYFNAEMVICDKHRKRANEIASMVVIGDVKDRDIVLIDDICDTAGTLSKAANLLKEKGARSVRAFCTHPVFSGKAYENIENSILEEMVVCDTIPIRQESNKIKVISTAELFAVAIRNMYENKSITSLFVHSQRRDR, from the coding sequence ATGCAACCATCAGTTAAAATCTTTACAGGCAATAGTAACCCCGCGTTGGCAGAGAAGATCGCCAAGCGATATGGTAATCCCTTGGGGAAACTTACTATTCAAAAGTTCAGCGACGGCGAGTTTCAGCCGGTTTATCTGGAAAGTATCCGTGGAGACTATGTTTTCCTGGTACAGGGTACGAATGCCCCAGCAGACAACCTGATGGAGCTGTTATTGATGATTGACGCCGCCAAGCGGGCATCTGCGGGTTATATTACTGCGGTGATCCCTTATTTTGGTTTTGCGCGTCAGGATCGTAAGGATAAACCCAGGGTGGCGATCGGTTCGAAGCTGGTAGCGAACCTGCTGACCTCAGCGGGAGCTAACAGGGTGATCACCATGGACTTGCACGCTCCACAGATCCAGGGATTCTTTGATATTCCGGTGGATCACCTGGATAGCTCGGCTATTTTCATTCCTTATATAGAGAATTTGAAGCTGGAAAACCTTACCTTTGCGTCCCCTGATGTGGGCAGCACTAACCGGGTAAGGGAAGTGGCTTCTTACTTCAACGCAGAGATGGTGATCTGTGATAAGCACCGTAAACGTGCTAACGAGATTGCTTCGATGGTGGTGATAGGGGATGTAAAGGACCGCGATATTGTATTGATAGATGATATCTGTGATACAGCGGGTACTTTAAGTAAGGCAGCTAACCTGCTGAAAGAAAAGGGAGCGAGGAGCGTACGTGCTTTCTGTACACACCCGGTCTTCAGTGGTAAGGCATATGAGAACATCGAAAATTCCATACTGGAGGAAATGGTAGTATGTGATACTATTCCCATCCGCCAGGAGAGCAACAAGATCAAAGTGATCAGCACTGCCGAACTGTTTGCCGTAGCGATACGCAACATGTATGAGAATAAATCTATCACTAGCTTATTTGTACACAGTCAGCGCAGGGATAGATAA
- the radC gene encoding RadC family protein, with product MNVTPTHFAIRQLAEDDKPREKLLQNGPAGLSEVELLAILLNSGYREKSALDLAREILLAADNNLGELGRLSIAQLKKIKGVGEVKALSIIAAMELARRRQAGYMREKKTIQGGRDAALYFKPILSDSPFEAFYTLYLNSACRVIRYRCISTGGTSSTVVDPKLIFREALELGASRLLLCHNHPSGSLRPSSADINLTHKLKEAGKLFDIDVLDHIIVSEAGYCSMVEEGIIF from the coding sequence GTGAATGTAACCCCCACCCACTTCGCGATCCGTCAACTGGCGGAAGATGACAAACCTAGGGAAAAACTCCTTCAAAATGGTCCCGCTGGCCTCAGCGAAGTAGAGCTATTAGCGATCCTGCTCAATAGCGGCTATCGCGAAAAATCTGCCCTTGACCTGGCCCGCGAAATACTGCTCGCAGCCGACAATAACTTAGGAGAGCTGGGCCGCCTGAGCATCGCACAATTGAAAAAGATCAAGGGCGTCGGTGAAGTCAAAGCCCTCTCCATCATCGCCGCTATGGAACTGGCCCGCCGCCGGCAGGCAGGTTATATGCGTGAAAAAAAGACCATCCAGGGTGGCCGGGATGCCGCCCTCTATTTCAAACCCATCCTCAGCGACAGCCCCTTCGAAGCCTTCTATACCCTCTATCTGAACAGCGCCTGCCGCGTCATCCGGTACCGTTGTATCAGTACCGGCGGAACATCCAGCACCGTCGTCGATCCTAAACTCATCTTCCGGGAGGCCCTCGAACTGGGCGCCAGCAGGCTACTGCTCTGCCATAACCACCCCTCCGGCAGCCTCCGCCCCAGCAGCGCCGATATCAACCTCACCCACAAACTGAAAGAAGCAGGCAAACTATTCGATATCGACGTATTGGACCATATCATCGTATCAGAAGCCGGATACTGTAGCATGGTAGAAGAAGGGATTATCTTCTGA